The following coding sequences are from one Spirochaetota bacterium window:
- a CDS encoding acyl-CoA dehydratase activase, with protein MRTLGINIGSSNVKAVMFDGDTLLWSDVVPHEGNFVETLRKIIASRTIPEGVRALATGTEGRYLLNVATVIEPLCVEAALRDIDENVDAVVSLGGEDLVVYTINDEKRIITSFSGNKCASGTGEFFKQQLGRMDLGLDAVDRVGPDCKVYKLSARCSVFMKSDCTHRLNKGEATKGDIILSLSNVMAIKVADFLKRARMERGRVMLTGGVTRNPYILAFLSEKLPDVEFVVPGTAPFFEAYGAALLARETGSLLPPSDGLIREHSVQFARFTSLKSAEGRVTLIPSRKTKVRAGREYILGVDGGSTTTKACLIDIETDEITASYYGRTHGDPVKALKQCIEEIKKQIREDIGEAPVRISLAATTGSSREILGVFLETPAVYNEIIAHAVGTTYYQPDIDTIFEIGGQDAKYVLLKNRVPIDYAMNEACSAGTGSFLEESCRGDLNIEHAHEIAPVALTAERPLKFGEHCSAFINSDIRKAIQQGASREDITAGLVTSIVSNYLNRVVGNRTIGNSIVLQGGVAKNEAVPLAFAMLLGKNILVPPDPELMGCFGVGLLAAQKLSDGFLEKGSYDLDAILATEIVNEREFQCKACDNYCPIRVLVVNGHRHMFGGRCNKYANIRKKKTFDESAVTDYIERRNDLMFVECAPDPATLRKRSEYTVGIPRCLSVYTLWPFYSHFFHELGARSVLSSEISACGVARVESGYCYPAEIAHGAVQAAFDARPDFLFLPHFRDMESYESDVHANFCPITQGLPYYIRQAFPEISDARVLSPVVSFKYGEEKAIEPFIPLGEALGFDEKEVRAAFAAALGKQREYAEKAASLGREALDEARRSKRPVIALLGRPYNAFTPDANMGIPRKFTSRGCTIIPFDILPFESEDIFANMYWYYGQQNMKASKLVKNEDNIFVTYITNFSCAPDSFMLHYLRWNMGTKPFLVLELDSHTADAGVDTRVEAFLDIIEGYRSKFTEIASERFDNGLRFIVERDGLYVKRLSTGERMPLRGNPRIRLLLANMGRLSTELLAASLRSTGISAEAMPLADTPTLQLARNHASGKECLPSHLVLGEALRFFGSESYRKDEIYLLFVPTTTGPCRTGQYFVFYENLFKDLRLDNVVVITLDSDNSYNDLGPDFSKHAWWGLVISDYMKDVETSLRACAEDPVEAMRKYDELWHRLISVAENDVARVLPALDAIAAEIARIPLKRTIDECPRVLIVGEIFVRRDDFAVDELIQHFSSRGIIGKVSGITEWVYYCDYTRRHEIRKRYGLLPWYRRPFSKELRELVAWKLEEMYKHRVEHKVGSVLKKTGLVPETPHDMDRIMENAEKYFVSDELHSEISVSSGVAATAMMDGYSGVVNIAPFACLIGRVIEGILTPWARERHYPMMSVEIDGNLLPPSIVNKLDIFMLNVLRLREDPAVSSLVEPESGRRSLLSRMENGS; from the coding sequence ATGCGCACCCTGGGCATTAATATAGGCTCGTCGAACGTCAAGGCGGTCATGTTTGACGGCGACACGCTCCTGTGGAGCGACGTCGTGCCGCACGAGGGAAATTTTGTTGAAACATTGAGGAAGATTATCGCTTCCAGAACGATACCGGAGGGCGTGCGCGCACTCGCGACCGGGACCGAGGGACGCTATCTACTGAACGTCGCCACCGTCATCGAGCCGCTCTGCGTGGAGGCGGCGCTTCGCGACATCGACGAAAACGTCGACGCGGTCGTCTCCCTCGGCGGGGAGGACCTGGTCGTCTACACCATCAACGACGAGAAGCGGATCATCACGAGCTTTTCCGGAAACAAGTGCGCATCCGGCACGGGTGAGTTCTTCAAGCAGCAGCTGGGGCGCATGGACCTGGGGCTCGACGCGGTCGACCGCGTCGGGCCCGACTGTAAGGTTTACAAGCTTTCTGCGCGCTGTTCGGTATTCATGAAGAGCGACTGCACCCATCGCCTCAACAAGGGCGAGGCCACCAAGGGTGACATCATCCTCTCCCTCAGCAACGTCATGGCGATCAAGGTGGCCGATTTCCTTAAAAGGGCCCGCATGGAGCGAGGCCGGGTGATGCTCACCGGCGGCGTAACGCGAAATCCCTACATACTGGCCTTCCTGTCCGAAAAGCTTCCCGACGTGGAATTCGTCGTCCCCGGAACGGCGCCCTTCTTCGAGGCGTACGGCGCGGCGCTCCTGGCGCGCGAGACCGGCAGCCTCCTTCCACCGTCCGACGGGCTCATCCGCGAGCACAGCGTGCAGTTCGCCCGTTTTACGAGCCTCAAATCCGCCGAGGGGAGGGTGACCCTCATTCCGTCGCGCAAGACGAAGGTGCGCGCCGGGCGCGAATACATACTCGGCGTCGACGGCGGCTCGACGACGACGAAGGCCTGCCTCATCGACATCGAGACCGATGAAATAACGGCATCGTATTACGGTCGCACTCACGGAGATCCCGTCAAGGCGCTCAAACAGTGTATCGAGGAGATCAAGAAACAGATCCGCGAGGACATCGGAGAAGCGCCGGTCCGGATAAGCCTCGCGGCGACCACCGGCTCCTCGCGCGAGATACTGGGCGTGTTTCTGGAGACGCCGGCGGTGTACAACGAGATCATCGCCCACGCAGTGGGGACCACCTACTACCAGCCGGACATCGACACCATCTTCGAGATCGGCGGCCAGGACGCCAAATACGTACTGCTGAAAAACAGGGTGCCCATCGACTATGCCATGAACGAGGCCTGCTCGGCGGGCACCGGCTCGTTCCTCGAGGAATCGTGCAGGGGGGACCTGAATATCGAGCACGCGCACGAGATCGCGCCGGTCGCGCTGACGGCCGAGCGGCCCCTCAAGTTCGGCGAGCACTGCTCGGCCTTCATCAACTCGGATATCCGAAAGGCGATACAGCAGGGGGCCTCGCGCGAGGACATAACGGCCGGGCTCGTGACCTCGATCGTATCGAATTATCTCAACCGGGTGGTGGGCAACCGCACCATCGGAAACAGCATCGTGCTGCAGGGCGGTGTGGCCAAGAACGAGGCTGTGCCGCTGGCCTTCGCGATGCTCCTGGGTAAAAACATCCTCGTGCCGCCGGACCCCGAGCTCATGGGGTGCTTCGGCGTGGGACTGCTCGCGGCGCAGAAGCTTTCAGATGGCTTCCTCGAAAAGGGGAGCTACGATCTGGACGCGATCCTCGCCACCGAGATCGTGAACGAGCGGGAATTCCAGTGCAAGGCGTGCGACAATTACTGTCCCATCAGGGTGCTCGTCGTCAACGGCCATCGACACATGTTCGGCGGGCGGTGCAACAAGTACGCAAACATCCGAAAGAAGAAGACCTTCGACGAATCCGCGGTGACCGACTACATCGAGCGCCGAAACGACCTCATGTTCGTGGAATGCGCGCCCGATCCGGCAACGCTTCGAAAGCGCAGCGAGTACACCGTTGGCATCCCGCGCTGCCTCTCTGTCTATACCCTGTGGCCGTTCTACTCGCACTTCTTCCACGAACTCGGCGCGCGCTCGGTGCTCTCGAGCGAGATCTCAGCGTGCGGAGTGGCGAGGGTTGAGAGCGGATACTGCTACCCGGCCGAAATCGCCCACGGCGCCGTGCAGGCCGCGTTCGACGCGCGGCCCGACTTCCTGTTCCTGCCGCACTTCCGGGACATGGAGAGCTACGAAAGCGACGTCCACGCCAACTTCTGCCCCATCACGCAGGGACTGCCGTATTATATCCGCCAGGCCTTTCCGGAGATTTCCGACGCGCGCGTCCTCTCCCCGGTGGTGAGTTTCAAATACGGAGAGGAGAAGGCGATCGAGCCGTTCATCCCGCTTGGAGAAGCGCTCGGTTTCGATGAAAAAGAGGTGCGCGCGGCGTTCGCAGCGGCGCTGGGGAAACAGCGTGAATACGCGGAGAAGGCGGCATCCCTCGGACGCGAGGCGCTTGACGAGGCGCGACGCTCGAAGCGGCCGGTCATCGCGCTTCTCGGCAGGCCTTACAACGCGTTCACCCCCGACGCGAACATGGGGATCCCGCGCAAGTTCACCTCGCGCGGCTGTACCATCATCCCCTTCGACATCCTGCCCTTCGAGAGCGAGGACATCTTCGCGAACATGTACTGGTATTACGGCCAGCAGAATATGAAGGCGAGCAAGCTCGTTAAAAACGAGGACAACATCTTCGTCACGTATATCACGAACTTTTCGTGCGCGCCCGATTCGTTCATGCTGCATTACCTCAGGTGGAACATGGGCACCAAGCCCTTCCTGGTGCTCGAGCTCGATTCGCACACGGCCGATGCGGGCGTCGATACGCGCGTCGAGGCTTTCCTCGATATCATCGAGGGCTATCGCAGCAAGTTTACTGAGATAGCCTCCGAGCGCTTCGACAACGGACTGCGCTTCATCGTGGAGAGGGACGGCCTCTACGTGAAGCGTCTTTCGACCGGTGAGAGGATGCCGCTGAGGGGCAACCCGCGCATAAGACTTCTCCTGGCCAACATGGGCCGTCTCTCCACGGAGCTCCTGGCCGCGTCGCTCCGCTCGACGGGAATAAGCGCCGAGGCCATGCCGCTCGCCGACACGCCGACGCTGCAGCTGGCGCGCAATCACGCCTCGGGCAAGGAGTGTCTGCCCTCCCACCTGGTGCTCGGCGAGGCGCTGCGCTTTTTCGGCTCGGAAAGCTACCGCAAGGACGAGATCTACCTGCTTTTCGTCCCGACGACCACGGGCCCCTGCCGTACCGGGCAGTATTTCGTCTTCTACGAGAACCTCTTCAAGGACCTTCGTCTGGACAACGTGGTGGTCATCACGCTCGATTCCGACAACTCGTACAACGATCTGGGTCCGGACTTCTCGAAGCACGCGTGGTGGGGGCTTGTCATCAGCGACTACATGAAGGACGTGGAGACCTCTCTACGGGCCTGCGCGGAGGATCCCGTGGAGGCGATGCGGAAATACGACGAGCTGTGGCACCGGCTCATCTCGGTCGCCGAGAATGACGTTGCCCGGGTGCTTCCCGCACTTGACGCGATCGCCGCGGAGATCGCGCGCATCCCGCTCAAACGCACGATCGACGAGTGCCCGCGGGTGTTGATCGTGGGCGAGATATTTGTTCGGCGCGACGACTTCGCGGTGGACGAGCTCATCCAGCATTTCAGCTCGCGCGGAATCATCGGCAAGGTTTCCGGGATTACGGAGTGGGTCTATTATTGCGACTACACGCGCCGCCACGAGATCAGGAAGCGATACGGGCTCCTGCCGTGGTACCGGCGGCCGTTCTCGAAGGAACTGCGCGAGCTCGTCGCCTGGAAGCTCGAGGAGATGTACAAGCACCGCGTGGAGCACAAGGTGGGGTCCGTGCTCAAAAAAACGGGCCTTGTGCCCGAGACGCCGCACGACATGGATCGAATAATGGAAAACGCCGAAAAATACTTCGTCAGCGACGAGCTCCATTCCGAGATAAGCGTCTCGAGCGGCGTGGCGGCGACGGCAATGATGGACGGGTACTCGGGGGTCGTGAACATAGCGCCCTTCGCCTGCCTGATCGGGCGCGTGATCGAGGGGATACTCACCCCGTGGGCCCGGGAGCGGCACTATCCCATGATGTCGGTCGAGATCGACGGAAACCTGTTGCCGCCTTCCATCGTCAACAAGCTCGACATCTTCATGCTGAACGTCCTTCGCCTCAGGGAAGACCCGGCGGTGTCGTCGCTCGTGGAGCCCGAATCCGGGAGGCGCTCGCTTCTGAGCAGGATGGAAAACGGGAGCTGA
- a CDS encoding restriction endonuclease subunit S — MDDELMDIGDEPALDAGEVIEAADAAVRSIEELIGRIFEYKHRLMERLLADGIGHSRFKEGPAGRIPESWRVVPLQEVLAGRKIVEGPASLPEPVEGAATVPVIIPESIGSLRLHEKRCGAVAKDRAKKLGGYAVAGSEIVMAVKGEYAGACAIMPVFFPGGILGPGCVRLSADPAQCEPFFLNTVLHSYFQSGVLYTLNAGSGEMAIDLDMLRRLIIKLPPLPEQKRIADILLSLSGEIVAGEDALTKVRSVRGNFISAEDE, encoded by the coding sequence ATGGACGATGAATTGATGGACATCGGGGACGAGCCGGCCCTTGACGCTGGGGAGGTGATCGAGGCCGCCGACGCGGCGGTGCGCTCGATCGAGGAGCTGATCGGCAGGATATTCGAGTACAAACACCGCCTGATGGAGCGGCTGCTTGCGGACGGCATAGGGCACTCGCGGTTCAAGGAGGGCCCGGCGGGCCGCATTCCCGAATCGTGGCGGGTGGTGCCGCTTCAGGAAGTGCTTGCCGGGCGGAAGATCGTGGAAGGACCGGCCTCCCTTCCGGAACCGGTTGAGGGGGCGGCGACGGTTCCGGTCATCATCCCCGAGAGCATCGGGTCGCTTCGCCTGCATGAGAAGCGCTGCGGCGCGGTCGCGAAGGACAGGGCAAAAAAGCTTGGCGGGTATGCCGTCGCCGGGTCCGAAATCGTCATGGCGGTGAAGGGCGAATACGCGGGGGCGTGCGCCATCATGCCTGTTTTCTTTCCGGGCGGCATACTGGGGCCCGGATGCGTTCGGCTTTCAGCGGACCCGGCGCAGTGCGAACCGTTCTTTCTGAATACCGTGCTGCACTCCTACTTCCAGTCGGGTGTCCTCTACACGCTCAACGCGGGAAGCGGCGAGATGGCGATCGACCTCGACATGCTGCGGCGCCTCATCATAAAGCTTCCGCCCCTTCCGGAACAGAAGCGGATCGCAGATATTTTGCTCTCCCTCTCCGGCGAGATCGTGGCCGGCGAGGACGCGCTCACAAAGGTTCGGTCGGTCCGGGGCAACTTTATCAGCGCCGAAGACGAATAA